In Deinococcus irradiatisoli, the genomic stretch AAGCCCGCCAGACGCCGCTGGTCATCGAGCGTCAGCGCCGTGAAAACGTCGAGGCCGTGTCGCAACTGGTCTCGGCCCTGCGCGAGCGCCGCCCGCCCTACGCCGTCACGGTGGCGCGCGGCAGCAGCGACCACGCCTGCACCGTGCTGAAATACGCCCTGGAAACGCAGCTGGCCCTGCCGGTCGCCTCGCTGGGGCCGAGCGTACATACCCTCTACGGCGCACGGCTCGATTTGCGCGGCGCGTTGGTGATCGCCGTGTCGCAGTCGGGGGCCAGCCCCGACGTGGTGGAAAACGTCCGGATGGCCCGCGAGGGCGGCGCCGTCACGGTGGCGCTGGTCAACGTGGAGGAGAGCGACCTGTCACAGGCCGCCGAATTCACCCTGCCGCTGCACTGCGGCGAGGAGAAAGCGGTGGCCGCCACCAAGAGTTACCTCGCCAGCCTGACCGCCTTTTTGCCGGTGATCGCCGAACTCGGCGGAGGTGAGGCGCTGCGACAGGCCCTGGCAGACTTACCGGAAGTCTTGACCCGCACCCTGGACCTCGAAAACGCCGCCAGCGATCTGGCCGAGCGCTACCGTTTCGCCGAGAACCTGCTGGTGCTGGCGCGCGGCCTGCATTTCGGAGTGGCCCAGGAAGCGGCCCTCAAGCTCAAGGAAACCTGCGGCATTCACGCCGAGGCCTACAGCGCCGCCGAGTTCAGCCACGGCCCCAAGCGCCTGCTGGCCGAGGGACTGCCGCTGCTTGGCTTTTCGCCCACCGACGCGGCGCGGGCAGCCAGCGAGCAGGCCTACCAAGACCTCAGTGCTAGCGGCGCGGACTTGCGGACCATCGGCCCGGCGCCGGGCAGCAGCCTGACAACCCCCGAAAGCGGCCACCCGCTGACCGACCCGGTCGCCAGCGCCCTGGCGTTTTACCTCTTCGCCGGGCACCTGGCGCTGCACAAGGGCCTCAATCCCGACGCGCCGCCGCTGCTGAGCAAGGTGACCAAAACCCGCTGAAGGCAAAAAACAAGCGCCTACCTGTTGATCGGTAGGCGCTTCTGGTGGTGGAGCCAAGCGGGATCGAACCGCTGACCTCGTCATTGCGAACGACGCGCTCTCCCAGCTGAGCTATGGCCCCTCGTTGCCCGGCGTGATGTTCCTCCCGCTCAAGCGAGAGAGAGCCTAGCACGGCCCCCGCAGGGGCGCAAGGGGGCGGGGATTGAGAGGTCGGGGACGTCGGGGACGCGTATGCTGACGTGTGCCGCTCTCACCCTTCATGCTGGCGACCTGTCAAAGCCTGATCACGGCGGATGTGCGGGGCAACGCGGCCCACATCCGCAGCCTGATGCGGCAGGCCAGGGCAGCGGGAGCGCGGCTGGCCCATTTTCCTGAAGGAGCGCTGACCGGCTATGCCAAGCACCAGATCCGGGATTGGAGCGCGGTGGACTGGAACGTCGTGCGCGAGGAATTCAAACGCACGGCCGCGCTCGCCGGAGAGCTGGAGCTGTGGGTGGTGGTCGGCGGAGCGCACCGACTGACGCCCCCACACTGGCCGCACAACAGCCTATACGTCATCTCGGATTCAGGAGAACTAGTCGGACGCTACGACAAGCGCTTCTTGTCGAACACCGAAGTCACCTCCTTCTACACGCCGGGTTTCGAGCCACTAGTGTTCGAGGTGGACGGCTGGCGCTTCGGCTGCGCGATCTGCATCGAAACAGTCTTTCCGGCACTGTTCGCCGAGTACGAGCGCCTGGACGTGGACGCCGTGCTGCTGTCGATGTATTACAACTTACCGGAGCGCAATCTGATGGCCCAGGCCCACGCCTCGATCAATTCGTACTGGATCAGTTACGCCAATTCTGCCGATTGCAGCGCGGTGTCTCCCAGCGCCCTGTACGGCCCGGACGGGCTGGCGCTCGGGGTCTGCGAAGGCAACGGCTCGGCGTCGCTGATCTGCACCGTTCTGGACCCCGCCACGCCCGAGTTCGACGTCCCGCTCACCAAGGCCCGGCCCTGGCGGCGTTTGGCGAGTGCCGGCGAGATCTACCGGCAGCGGCGGGTGGACGACGAGCGCAGCTGCGACCAGACCCGGTTCTGACCCGGAGCGAAGTGAGGGTTGCCGACTCCGGCGGTGCGTCACGCTTGAAGCCAAACGATGGGTGTAAGCTTCTTCGATGGACGACCGTTTCGCTTACAAGTTTGGCCGCGAGGGCATTACCTTCGACGACGTGCTGCTGCTGCCCCGGCACTCGCAGGTGCTGCCGCGCGACGTCAGCGTGCAGACCCAGCTGACCCGCCGGGTGCGGCTGAACATTCCCTTCGTATCGGCGGCGATGGACACCGTTACCGAAACGGCCATGGCGGTGGCGATGGCCCGCGAGGGCGGCATCGGGGTGATTCACAAGAACATGCCGGTGGACGCCCAGGCCGAGATGGTCCGTAAGGTCAAGCGCAGCGAGAGCGGCATGATCGTCGACCCGATCACCCTGCCACCCACCGCCAGCGTGCGCGAGGCCGATCGCCTGATGGCCGAGTACAAGATCAGCGGCGTGCCGATCACCGACGCCGAGGGCAAGTTGCTGGGCATCATCACCAACCGCGACATGCGCTTCATCGATGACCTCGACCAGCCGATCGGCAACGTGATGACCCGCGAGAACCTGGTGACGGTGGCGGTGGGCACCAGCCTCGACGCGGCCCGTGAGCTGTTCAAGCGCAACCGCATCGAAAAGCTGCTGGTCACCGAGGGCGAGTACCTGCGCGGCCTAATCACCATCAAGGACATCGAGAAGACGGTCAAGTACCCCAACGCGGCCAAGGACGATCTGGGTCGCCTGCGGGTGGCCGCCGCCATCGGGGTCAGCAGCGACCTGATGGACCGGGCCGCCGCGCTGGTGCAGGCCGGGGCCGACGTACTCGTGCTCGACAGCGCCCATGGCCACTCGCAGGGCATTCTCAGCGCGCTGGAGCAGGTCAAGACCCGCTTCGACGTGGACGTGATCGCCGGGAACGTCGCCACCCGCGACGGCGCGCGGGCGCTGATCGAGGCCGGGGCCGACGCCGTCAAGGTCGGCATCGGGCCGGGCTCGATCTGCACCACCCGGGTGGTGACCGGGGTGGGCGTGCCGCAGATCACGGCGGTGTTCGAAGCCTCGGAAGCCGCCCGCGAGGCCGGCATTCCCATCATCGCCGACGGCGGCATCAAGCAGACCGGCGACGCGGCCAAGGCGATCGCCGCCGGCGCCAGCGCGGTGATGATGGGCAGCATGCTGGCCGGCACCGACGAAGCGCCGGGCGAGGTGGTGCTGCGCGACGGGCGGCGCTACAAGAGCTACCGGGGCATGGGCTCGCTGGGCGCCATGGACCAGGGCTCGGCCGACCGCTACTTTCAGGACAAGCCGCTTTCCGGGAGCAGCAAGAAGTTCGTGCCGGAAGGCATCGAGGGCATCGTGGCCTACCGGGGCACCGCCGGTGAAGTGGTCTACCAGTTCGTCGGCGGCCTGAGAAGCAGCATGGGCTACTGCGGGGCGCCGGACCTCGACACCCTGCGGCGCGAGGCCCAGTTCGTGCGGATCAGCTCAGCCAGCCTGATCGAGAGCCACCCGCACGGCGTGACGATCACGCAGGAAGCGCCCAACTACAGCCGTTGAAGGCGAACGGGAACACCGCGCTCCAGTGGCGAGCGCGGCTTTCCCGTTGGGCAGGCAAAGGTTACAGGAACGTCTTGACCTGCGCTTCGTAACCGGCCGGGTACACCGGGAACATCTGGCGGCCCTGGGTGTTCCACAGTTCATCGAAATCGCGGTAACTCAGGTAGGCGACCGGCCCGATCATGCTGTCACTCACCCACATCACCCCGGCCTGATCGTCGTAGCCGCGCACCACCCGGAAGTGGTTGATGTGTCCGGGGCGGTCGTACCATTGCAGCACGATCACCGGAATGCCCAGCGCCAGCAGTTTCTTGACCTGCCGGATCTGGCCGCCGCGAATGGTCCTGGTGTGCAGCCCGAATTTGGCGAGTTCCGGCGCGATGGCGCTGACCTGCATGTACTCGCTGCCCTGGCGGGTAGTCTGCTGGATAACGCTCTGGCTGAGCCGGACTTTATAAAACCCCAGCACCGAGGAGAGCGCGCTGGGGCCACAGTTGTTGTAGGTCTGAAAATCGAAGGCCAGGCCCTTGAGATACGTCCTGAGCGGCAAAGCGTCACCGAACGACGCGACGTTGATCACCGGAGACCAGCCCACGAAGCTCGCCACCGTAGCGGCCGGCTCGGTTTTCCAGGCGACGGGGCCGCGCACCGGGGCGGCGGCCTGCACAGTGGGCGCGGCGGGCACCGCTGCGGAGCGGGCGATCACCGGGGCGGCCACCACCGGGCGTGTCGAGGCCGGCAGCTGGAGCTGCTGCCCGACTTTGAGCGTCGAGGTGCTCAGCCGGTTGAGCTTGAGCACTTCTCCAGGCTCTACGCCCAGGTTGCGGGCAATCTGGTAAACGGTATCGCCGGGTTGGACCGTGTAGGTCGCCGCCCGCCCCAGCGAGCCGACCAGCGCCGCGCACAGCGACACGGTACAGAGAAAAGTGAGCTTCATTCCTGTCCAAGCATAAACGAAAGCGTCCTCAAAGGAAGGGGAAATTTTTGGCAAAGATAAGATGAAGATCAGCCGGTACCCACTGCATGCTGACACAACGCATCTGAATACTCATCTGACAAATTGTCATTTAGCGTCGAAATCGGCTATACTCGGGGAATGAAAAGCGCCCTCCCCCGCCTCGCCTCCTCGCTGCGCGAACCGTGGAATGGCCTGACCCACTGGGCCGGGGCGGCGCTGGCGGTCCTCGCCCTCAGCGGCATGGTGTGGTTCGCCGCCGCGCACCGGCTCAGCGTCTGGCCGTTCGTGGTCTTCGGCCTCAGCATGGTGTTCCTTTACACCGCCTCGGCGTCTTACCACTCGTTCCGGGTCAGCGAGCGCGCTTTGCTGCGCCTCAGGAAACTCGATCACAGCGCCATCTTTCTGCTGATCGCCGGAAGCTACACCCCGGTCGCCTACTTCGGGCTCAGCGGCCTGTGGCAGACCCTGGTGCTGTGGATCATCTGGGGTATCGCCATCTCGGGCGTGGCGCTCAAGTTGCTGACCATGCGGTTGCCGCGCTGGGTCAGTACGCTGCTTTATGTGGTGATGGGCTGGACCGCTGTGGCGTTTTTGCCGCAGCTGGCCCGGCAGCTCAGCTCTGCCGCCCTGTTCTGGCTGGCGGTGGGCGGCGCGCTCTACAGTGTCGGGGCGGTGGTCTACGCCACCAAGCGCTGGAATCCGCGCCCTGGCGTGTTCGGCTTTCACGAAATCTGGCACCTGTTCGTGCTGGGCGGCACCGGGGCGCACGTGGCGATGATGTTCGCCCTCAGGTAACGACCTCAACAAAGAAGGCGGGACGCTCCGAGCGCCCGCCTTCGGCCTGTTTTCGCCGCTTTGACCTGAACTAGACCCCCGCCAGGCCGAACAGCCAGCCCTGCACCGTGCCGATCAGGTTCCCCAGCGGCGCGCGGGCCAGCAGAATAAAGCCCATCACGATCAGGAAGGCATAGGGCAGCTGCTCGAACTCGATCAAGCTGCGGCCCAGCGTTCGGGGAAACAGACCGGCCAGAATGCGCGAGCCGTCGAGCAGCGGAATGGGAATCAGGTTGAACACCGCCAGCACGATATTGATGCTGGAAACGATGCCCAGGATGATGTCGCCGAGGCTGCTTTCCGGCAGGAATTTCAGCAGCAGCACGCAGATCAGCGCGATCAGGATGTTGCTGAGCGGCCCGGCCGCCGCCACCGCCACCATGCCCCAGCGGCCCAGATTGTTGAAGTTCACCGGCACCGGGCGGGCGAAGCCAAAACCCGCGATGAGCAGTAACAACGCGCCGAACGGATCGAGGTGCGCCAGCGGGTTGAGGGTGACCCGGCCCAGCCGCCGGGGTGTCGGGTCACCGAGCTTATCGGCGGTGTAAGCATGGGCGAACTCGTGAACGGTGAGTGACAGCACCAGCGCGACCGCTACGATGACGAAGGCGGTGGGGTTGGAGGACAGCAGCGAGATCAGGCCCATTCGGGCATTCTACCGGGCGGTCTCATGATAATTGGCCCGGCCTTAAGAGCGCTCCAGATACGCCCGCAGCGCGGCTTCCTCCTCGGCGCGGCTCCCGAATTCCCCGAGGCGGCGCCGCTCGGCCAGGTACGCCAGCGCCGCGCCCACCCCTGGGCCCGGCGCGGCGCCCAGCTTCAGCACGTCCCGGCCAGTGAGCGGCACGTAGGCCTCAGGGCGCAGCACCCCCCGTAACATGGCCTCGGCGCTGCCCGGTGCGGCGTAGCCGTCTGCCAGCGCCCTGGACAGCAGCGCCGCGGGACGCGAGCCCAGGGCCAGGCGCTGTTCCCAGGCGGCCGCGTCGGACACGCCGGAGAGCAGGCCCGCCGCGTACACCGTCTCGGCCGGGCGCTGCGACAAGCGGTCGAGCGCCAGCAGCACCTTCACGGCGGGCAGCGGCAGAAGCGCCCCCGCACCCCAGTCGATCAGCGTCTGCGCCGCCTGCCCCGGGCGCGGTTCGGAGAGCAGCAGACGCAGCTCGGCGTCCAGCCGGGGGGTCTGGGCAGCAACCGCCAGCGCCTGCGGCACCTGGGCCAGCAATGCCGGCGACGCCTGCAGACTCAAGCGGGCCGCGAGCCGGGCGCCGCGCACCAGCCTCGAAGCGTCGTCGGTGAACGAGGTGGCGTGCAGCGGGCGCAGTTCACGCCGGGCGAGGTCGTCCAGGCCACCGGCCGGGTCGTGCAGCTCGGGGCCGCTCTCCCCCACCACCAGGGCCAGCGCATTCAGCGAGAAATCGCGCCTCAGCAGGTCCTGGGCCAGCGTGCCGGGGTGTGGCAGCGGCGAAGCGCCGGGTGCGGGGTAGCGCTCCAGCCGGGCACTGACCAGATCGGCGGCGCGGCCCGGCGTGCCCGGCAGACTGAGGGTGGCGTTCCGGTAGGCCGGATGAAACACGAACGGCAGCCCCGACTTCTGCGCCACCTCCTCCACGTCGCCGCCGACCACCACGATGTCGAGGTCCAGCGGCGGCAGGCCCAGCAGCGCGTCTCTCACCGCGCCGCCGACCAGCGCCAACCGGCCCAGCGGCAGGGCGGCACTGAGGCAGGTCAGCAGGTCGCGGTCAGCTTCGCCGAGGGCGTTCCAGATTTGCGCGGCCAAGTCTGATGCGGCGGGCGGCGCGAGGTCGGCGGGTGTGAGCAAAGCAGCGAACGGCCCAGAGCGCTCGACCGCCAGCGCGGGAAAGCCCGCCAGGTTCGTGCGAGCTGTTTCAAGCGAGGTGTCTGCCGAGCAGACCGGCCCTTCGCTCAGCAGATCAGGCTCTTCCTCCCGCACCACGCCCACTACCTCGCCCCCCCTCAGCACCGCGACGGCCGGCAACTTCCAGGCATTCATCAACACCGGAGCCTGTTCCAGCGTCTCCGGGGTCAGGGTGGGCGGCGGCTGGGCGGGCAGCAGATCGGCGAGCGTCGGGGCCACGTCGCTCAGGGTTTCACAGCCTGGAGCGCCGGGCAAGCGCCACCGCCCTCAGTTCAGCGGCTGGGTGGTGAACGAACTCTGGTCGAGCGTCACGTTCACGGTGCGGGTCTTGCCGCCGTTGACGACTTCCAGCTTGACGGTGTCGCCCACCGTCTTGGCGATGTACGACGCCTGCAAATCCTCGCGGCTGTCCACCGGATTGCCGTCGGCGCTCACGATCACGTCGCCGCCCACGGCGATCTGGCCGCCGCGCACCTGCTGCACCGAGGTGGCGCCCTTGAGCCCGGCCTTGTCCGCCGGGGAGCCGGGCACCACCTTGCCGATCAGAAAGCCGCTGGGCGGCAGGTCGTACTGCTGCCGGGCCTGATCGGTCAGGACGCTGGTGCCCAGCGGCACGCTGACCACACCTCTGGCGGTGCTCTGGGTGGCCACCAGCCCCGGCTCGACCCCGATGGTGGGGGCCAGCACCAGACCGCCCTTGGCTTCCTTGAGGCGGGTCAGCAGGTTCTTGGCGGTGTTGATGGGAATGGCGAACCCCACCCCGGCGCTCTGGCCCACCCCGCTTTGCGCGCCGGCCGGGCTGATGATCTGGGTGTTGATGCCGATGATGCGCCCGGTGCTGTCGAGCAGCGGCCCGCCGCTGTTGCCGGGGTTGATGGCAGCGTCGGTCTGAATGGCTTTCTGGGTGATGCCCTCGCTGCCGGCCGCCCCCAGGCTGAAGCCGATGGGAATCTGCCGCTGGGTGCTGCTGACGATGCCCTCGGTCACGCTGAAGTCGAAGCCGAAGGGCGCGCCCATCGCCACGGTCTTCTGCCCGACCTTGAGGGTGCTGCTGTCGCCCAGCGGAATCGGCTTGATCAGCGTCTTGTCGATGTTCTTGGGCCGAATCAGCGCCAGATCGTACTGCGGGGCCAGCCCGATGATCTCGGCGCTGACCGGGTCTTTCTGGCCCTGCACCCGCACCTTGATGGTGGTGTTGAGCGTCTGGCCGTCCTGGGTCACGACGTGGAAGTTGGTCAGGATGTCGCCCGCCGCGTCGACGAAAAAGCCCGAGCCGACGCCCTGCTGCGTCTGTCCGTCCTGCGAGCCCATCGAGCCGAACGGATCGGGGCTCGCCGCCGACTCGGTGGTGACGTACACCAGGCCCGGCTCGTACTGCTTGACGATGCTGATGGTGTTGGCTTCGTTTTGCAGCTTGGCGCCGGCCTCGTCTAGCGGCTCGGTGGCGTCGCCGGCCGGCGCCGTGCTGGTGGCCGGCGCGGCGCTCTGGGTGGCGGTGACCGGCTCGACGGCGGCCGGGCTGGTGGTGACCTGCTGCTCAAGTTGGGGCCGGGCGGCGCCGAAAGGCAGATCGCCGCGCACGACGGTGGCGCCCACCCCCAGCCCGACGGCGGCGGCAACAGCAGCGGTGATGAACACGGTGGTGGTTTGCTTGGCCATATCTGAATGTATTAAAGCGCCTGGGGTGTGAAGGAGCCGCGCCGAAACGATGAAGGTCTGCTCCGGAACCTGCCGTTTGTCACCTGCGCCCCCCGCCAAAGCGCGCCCGCTTCATGGTGCGCCGCGCGCTCCATCTGCTACCTTGATTCTCATGATCGCTTACGTGATTAACCCCGGCTCGGCCAGCACCAAACTGGCGCTGGCCGAACTCGAGCGTGGCGAGAATCCGAACCTTCCGGCGCAGCTGCGCCTGCAGCTCACCAAGGTGGAAATCGAGCACCCGGCGCTGAGCAGCGGCCACCTGGAACTCGGCCGCCTGATCGCCGACCTGACCGCCGCCGCCGCCGGGTGGCCGGCGCCCGACGCGGTGGCGGCGCACTGCGGCCTGATCGGACAGCCGGAGCCTGGAGCGTACCGGGTCACGCCGCAGCTGGCGGAGTGGCTGCTGCTGCACCCGCACGGCGAGCACACCAGCAACGTGGGCGCGGCGCTGGCGCTGGCGCTGGGGCAGGAACGCGGCGCGGCGGCCTACATCGTCGATCCGCCGGACGTGGACGAACTGCGCCCAGAAGCCCGCCTGACCGGCCTCAGCGGCGTGGAGCGCCTCAGCCGCCTGCACACCCTCAACGCCCGGCTGGTGGGCCGGCGCGCCGCCCACGAACAGGGGCTGCGCTTTCAGGACGCCCGGGTGGTGGTGGCGCACCTGGGCGGCAGCATCAGTGTCAGCGCCTTTGAAGCGGGGCGCATCATCGACACCACCGGCGCCCGCCTCGACGAAGGCCCCTTCACGCCCACCCGCGCCGGCACGCTGCCGACCCGCGCGGTGCTGGACCTGGCCTACAGCCATCCGCGCCGCGACGTGGAGCGGACGCTGCTGTGCGAGGCGGGCTTCGTCAGCCTCACCGGCACCGCCGATCTGCGCGAACTCGAGCGCCGCGAGAAGACCGACGCCCAGGTCAAGCTGGCCGCCGACGCTTTCGCACACCAGGTCGCCAAGAGCATCGGGGCCTACAGCGCCGCGCTCAGCGCCCGCCCGCACGCGATTGCCATCACCGGCGGCGTCGCCCGCTGGGAGAGCGTGGTGGCCCGCATCGAGCGCCGGGTAGGCTGGATCGCGCCGATCACGGTGCTGCCAGGCGAACTCGAACTCGAAGCGCTGGCCGAGGGCGTGGGCCGGGTGCTGCTGGGGCAGGAAGAAGCCCACGACTGGCAGGCGCCGGCAGCGCTCGGCACCTGAATGGCCGCCCGCCGCGCCCGGCCCGCCGCCCACAGCCGCCACCCGATTCGCGCCACCAGCATGTGGCGGGTCGATCAGGTGTTTCTCAGCCGCAAGGGGCAGCGGGTAGAGGTGATCGCCAGCCTGGTCAACGACCAGGGCGGGCTGCGCAACCTCGCCACCGTGGCCCCCACCGACGACGCGGTGACGGCGGTGCGGCAGGCGGCGCGCTACATCGCCGGTATGGGCAACGTCTACGAAGCCAGAAACGCCCGCGTGCGCTGGACCCGGGCGCAGTCGGTCACGGCCCAGGACGAGCTGATTCGCGACCACGACCTCGAAGACGAGTTTCTCGATGCTTTTCTCGAAACGCTCAGCGAGGTGCGCGACCAGATGCGCTGATACGGCCGGGAGCACTGGCCCCTGCCGGCCGACTTCGGGGGACGGCTTCCGGTCCCGGCAGCCGAAAAGATATGCTGATCTTCAATGAATCTTCTTCAAATCCTCATCCTGGTTCATGTACTCAGCGCCGTGATAGGCATCGGTCCCACCTACTTCACGGCGGTGCTGCTTCACCCCCGACAGACGGTGCCCCGGCTGGCGCTGGGCGCCCACTTCGCCGAGCGGCTGGAGCTGTTTCCCAAGATCGGCGGAACGCTGGCGGTGCTGACCGGCCTGCTGCTGGTGTGGCAGGGTCACTACGGCTCTCTTGCCCAGATCTGGCTGCTGGGATCGCTGCTGATCTACGTGATGATTCAGGTGCTGATCGTGGGGTTCGCCGTGCCCCGCACCAAGCGGCTCGACGCCTGGCTCGCGGCCGAGGCGGGCCGGGCGGGCACGCTGCCGCTGCTGCAGCTTCGCCTGCTGCGGGAAGTGTACGGCCTGCATCTGGCGGCGATGGCGCTGGGCATCGTGCTGTTCGCTTTGATGATCCTGAAGCCGAGCTGAGCGCTGCCCTGACGCTCCCCGAGGTTCAGTCGGCCGCCGCCGGCTGCGCGCCCGGCACCTTGGCCCCGCTTTGCCAGGCGCTGATCAGCACCAGCAAGCTGATCGCCGCGCAGCCCTGCGCCAGCGGCCCGAAACCGAAGCGGCTGATCACCAGCCCGCCGATGAAGGTGCCGGCGGCGGCGCTGAGGTACGCCAGCGCGTCCACCCGGCCCTGCACCCCCCGGTGAGCGGTGAGCGCCTTGCTGCCCGACAGGAAGCCCAGGTTCCAGCCCAGCCCCAAGAGAAACATGCTGGGCGCCAGCCACAGCTGACCCGACGGCGCGCTGAGGGCGGCGGCGAGCAGCAGGGCCGCTCCGCCAACGTAGCCCAGCCGCACCCCGAAGCGGTCGATCAGCGGCCCGGTGAGCCAGCCGAAACCGAACATGCCGGCCACATGCACCGTGATCAGCCCGGCGATGGCCGGGTGACTCATGCCCATGTGGTGCGCCCGGAGCGGCGTGAGGCTCATCAATGTGACCATCAGGCCCTGCGAGACGGCCACCGCCAGCGCGGCGGGCCAGACCTGCGGGTGCGAGAGCGGCGTGCGCGCGGCCGGGCCTGCCGACGCCCCGGCGACCACGGCCGGAGCGCGCCACAGCGAGGTCAGCCCGGCGCCCAGCAGCAAGAA encodes the following:
- a CDS encoding MFS transporter — encoded protein: MSASTPRPSTGRFNLAALFLAQSLATGATTASTALASLVISALGREALSGLPSTLVTLGAAVSAGGFGLLMLRGRRQGLVLAYLLGVAGALTGFWGAWQHHLPVFLLGAALVGMSQGGFQQARYAAAESVPPAKRGLVLGAMMFSSVLGSALSTLLSGPLAQFAARLGTSAEVVGWLLAALFLLLGAGLTSLWRAPAVVAGASAGPAARTPLSHPQVWPAALAVAVSQGLMVTLMSLTPLRAHHMGMSHPAIAGLITVHVAGMFGFGWLTGPLIDRFGVRLGYVGGAALLLAAALSAPSGQLWLAPSMFLLGLGWNLGFLSGSKALTAHRGVQGRVDALAYLSAAAGTFIGGLVISRFGFGPLAQGCAAISLLVLISAWQSGAKVPGAQPAAAD